ATATAGCCTTGTCACAAGAACCGAGTTATGTCGCAGTTTCTTCAGTTGTTGGCTGCTTTGGGAGATATCCTAAGGTTCACTCATCTCCTTGCGCCAGAACTCTTCCAAATCTATGCTCTTGCCTTCTTCGTGATCCCTGATGGCTTGATCAAGGTCGCGCATTAACTTGCGATTGGAGAGAATTTCGATCGTCTCGCGCAACGATTCCACCTCGGCACGAATGGCATCGTATTCCTTCAGTGGCACGATGGCGACTTCGCCTTCCGATTCGACAACGTATTTAGGCATTATTCTCCTTCAAAATTGCTTTACTCACGCCGCCTCCCCGCGTGTCTCTTGTTGCATCGTTTCCGGGCGATCCGGATCGAACGGCACTACACGTCCGTCGAGGATCGATTGCAACCCCTCTTTCAAGCCCTTACGGATATCGGCGGTCAGGCGGTCGATGAAGAGCACTCCGTTCAAGTGGTCGAGTTCGTGTTGAAAGACGCGGGCGGGAAGGTCCTTCAAGGTCTCCTCGACCGTCCTGCCGTCCAGCGTCTGGTAGCGCACCTTCACTTTGTCAGGGCGCGTTACTTGAGCGAAAACCTTGGGCAGCGAAAGGCAGCCCTCTTCCTTGGAGACATTCGCCCCGCCGGCTTGAAGCACTTCCGGGTTCAGGTAGGCAACCGCCTCCGCTCCATCCTGCATCGCACCCCAGTCGATCAAGAAGAGTTGCAACGACCGTCCGACCTGCGGCGCAGCAAGACCGACGCCTCCGGCGGCTTGCATCGTCTCAAT
Above is a window of Calditrichota bacterium DNA encoding:
- the def gene encoding peptide deformylase, encoding MLLKVIPYGDPLLRRHSAQVDAIDAEVKRLIADMIETMQAAGGVGLAAPQVGRSLQLFLIDWGAMQDGAEAVAYLNPEVLQAGGANVSKEEGCLSLPKVFAQVTRPDKVKVRYQTLDGRTVEETLKDLPARVFQHELDHLNGVLFIDRLTADIRKGLKEGLQSILDGRVVPFDPDRPETMQQETRGEAA